A genome region from Corynebacterium uberis includes the following:
- a CDS encoding FABP family protein, producing the protein MTQPNEPSTPKLDGNAAVNLAAEQSTNTAGRNIPALEDLPISADTANLRQGPSLHDGLLALLPLVGVWRGHGQADTAEDGQYAFGQQITFAHDGENYLTYESRLWRVDDNGEPTGLDQRESGFWRISLDDDIEFVCTHSTGVAEIFYGRPVNERAWQVESASTMVTETGPKELGPGKRLYGLMPNNHLGWVDERVVDGQLHPRMSAELERVVG; encoded by the coding sequence ATGACGCAGCCGAATGAACCGAGTACCCCCAAGCTAGACGGCAACGCCGCGGTCAACCTCGCCGCGGAACAGTCCACGAACACCGCCGGGCGCAACATTCCGGCGTTGGAGGATCTGCCGATTAGCGCGGACACCGCCAACCTGCGCCAGGGCCCCAGCCTGCACGACGGCCTGCTCGCCCTGCTGCCGCTCGTCGGCGTGTGGCGCGGCCACGGGCAGGCCGATACCGCCGAGGACGGCCAGTACGCCTTCGGCCAGCAGATCACCTTCGCCCACGACGGGGAGAACTACCTCACCTACGAGTCGCGCCTGTGGCGCGTCGATGACAACGGCGAGCCCACCGGCTTGGACCAGCGCGAAAGCGGCTTCTGGCGCATCAGCCTGGACGACGACATCGAGTTCGTGTGCACCCACTCCACCGGGGTGGCGGAGATCTTCTACGGCCGGCCGGTCAACGAGCGGGCCTGGCAGGTCGAGTCCGCCTCCACCATGGTCACGGAGACCGGCCCGAAGGAGCTGGGCCCGGGCAAGCGCCTCTACGGCCTGATGCCCAATAACCACCTGGGGTGGGTCGACGAGCGCGTCGTCGATGGTCAGCTGCACCCGCGCATGTCGGCGGAGCTTGAGCGGGTGGTGGGCTAG
- a CDS encoding aminodeoxychorismate lyase has translation MPLPPAHVAPPIVFVLEPFGGSVRQHNPALPSVFFDDAAVTRGDGVFETILIRDAAPANLRRHLDRFIASAALLDLPAPDPSYWAKATAEAARAWAAHLGDGPIPDAQCTWTYTRGRAATGIPSAWLTVRGLSAEQLRQRETGVAVMTSPRGYTIDAGAQAVPWLTLGAKTLNYAATMAALRWAKKHGCDDVIYTDGQRVLEGATSTVVVVRKGNKLRTPTPGGDVLVGTTQDALFEYAAAHGWRCKTRELTVADLLSAESVWLVSSVRTAARVTRIDDHDLPAPANEAQVRALIDAALAQA, from the coding sequence ATGCCACTGCCTCCGGCACACGTAGCCCCGCCGATCGTCTTTGTCCTCGAACCCTTCGGGGGCTCGGTGCGCCAGCACAACCCGGCGCTACCCAGCGTGTTCTTCGATGACGCCGCCGTCACCCGCGGAGACGGCGTCTTTGAAACGATCCTCATCCGCGACGCCGCGCCGGCGAACCTGCGCCGCCACCTCGACCGCTTTATCGCCTCGGCGGCGTTGCTTGATCTGCCCGCCCCGGACCCGAGCTACTGGGCCAAAGCCACCGCCGAGGCGGCGCGCGCGTGGGCCGCCCACCTCGGCGATGGCCCCATCCCGGACGCCCAGTGCACGTGGACCTACACCCGGGGCCGGGCCGCCACCGGCATCCCCAGCGCCTGGCTGACCGTGCGGGGGTTGTCTGCCGAGCAGCTGCGCCAGCGTGAGACCGGCGTGGCGGTGATGACCAGCCCGCGCGGCTACACCATCGACGCCGGCGCGCAGGCGGTGCCCTGGCTGACCCTGGGGGCCAAGACCCTCAACTACGCGGCGACGATGGCCGCGCTGCGGTGGGCGAAGAAGCACGGCTGCGATGACGTCATCTACACCGACGGCCAGCGCGTGCTTGAGGGCGCAACCTCCACCGTCGTGGTGGTGCGCAAGGGCAACAAGCTGCGCACCCCCACCCCCGGCGGGGACGTGCTGGTTGGCACCACCCAGGACGCGCTCTTCGAGTATGCCGCCGCCCACGGGTGGCGCTGCAAAACCCGGGAGCTGACGGTGGCGGACCTGCTGAGCGCGGAGTCGGTGTGGCTGGTCTCCTCGGTGCGCACCGCCGCCCGGGTCACCCGCATCGATGACCACGACCTGCCCGCCCCCGCCAATGAGGCGCAGGTGCGGGCGCTTATCGACGCCGCTCTCGCGCAGGCCTAG
- a CDS encoding diacylglycerol/lipid kinase family protein, translating to MDVLLISNPNSTSQTPRVFRQVIAILQAVPGIRLHARPTHHAGHARTLCADIEPGRFDAVVVLGGDGTVNEAVNGLLGPVSRRRDGGDVPALGIIPTGSANVFARALGYSADPVRAARALAAALRARHVRSICLGTWEDRWFAVNAGVGIDATVIARVERARSRGFSATPLRYLVVCVDAWVRAQLVPPRMDVTARGPRAAGLVLRRVPLCVASNTNPWTFLGPLPVVTNPENSFDRGLGVFALTSLSGPGGVASMLHLVGVGHNRWFERWINRRTVRCDDATEVVLTCPQPRQLQIDGEYVGDRMRVELGCVPDALRVIAPLHRARLAQRSWPQILRDFVRLS from the coding sequence GTGGATGTGCTGTTGATCTCTAACCCCAACTCGACGAGCCAAACGCCGCGAGTCTTCCGGCAGGTCATCGCCATCCTGCAGGCGGTGCCGGGCATTCGGCTGCACGCCCGGCCCACCCACCACGCCGGGCACGCGCGGACACTGTGCGCAGACATTGAGCCGGGGCGTTTCGACGCCGTGGTGGTCCTCGGCGGGGACGGCACCGTCAACGAGGCCGTCAACGGGCTGCTCGGTCCGGTCTCGCGCCGCCGCGACGGGGGCGACGTTCCGGCGCTGGGCATCATTCCCACCGGATCGGCCAACGTCTTCGCCCGCGCCCTGGGCTACTCTGCCGACCCCGTGCGCGCCGCCCGGGCGCTGGCCGCGGCGCTGCGCGCCCGCCACGTGCGCAGCATCTGCCTGGGCACCTGGGAAGACCGCTGGTTCGCCGTCAACGCCGGGGTAGGCATTGACGCCACCGTCATCGCCCGAGTCGAGCGCGCCCGCTCCCGGGGGTTTAGCGCCACCCCGCTGCGCTACCTGGTGGTCTGCGTCGACGCCTGGGTGCGCGCCCAACTGGTGCCGCCGCGCATGGACGTCACCGCCCGGGGCCCCCGCGCCGCCGGCCTGGTGCTGCGCCGCGTGCCGCTGTGCGTGGCCTCCAACACCAACCCGTGGACGTTTTTGGGCCCGCTGCCGGTGGTGACCAACCCGGAGAACTCCTTCGACCGGGGCCTAGGGGTCTTCGCGCTGACCTCTCTGAGCGGTCCGGGCGGGGTGGCCAGCATGCTCCACCTGGTGGGGGTGGGCCACAATCGGTGGTTCGAGCGGTGGATCAACCGGCGCACCGTGCGCTGCGATGACGCCACCGAGGTGGTGCTGACCTGCCCGCAGCCGCGCCAGCTGCAAATAGACGGCGAATACGTGGGCGACCGGATGCGCGTGGAGCTGGGCTGCGTCCCGGACGCCCTGCGCGTCATCGCGCCGCTGCACCGCGCCCGGCTGGCGCAGCGCTCGTGGCCGCAGATCCTGCGCGACTTTGTGCGGCTGAGCTAG
- a CDS encoding YgfZ/GcvT domain-containing protein: MPCPARYHAVVADFDASSPYRSPLLDVPGAAANQEPVSVDCQGVAWHYGDPFAEQRAVSHGVLVDRSHRGIVRVSGPDAGQFLNNLLSQKLLDAPAGTRAAALDLDMQGHILHHADVTVAATNTDYYLDLPAEQADSLTAFLRRMVFWSQVTIEPTDLALVTVLGPGAAPDGAVWAAAYPWGGCPRIDAAVPRAELSSLAAGPLPLAGLMAFTAERVHALWPELPADLDARSIPHEVPAWIGRGDLPGAVHLDKGCYRGQETVARVENLGRAPRLLVLAHLDGSAPTQPAPGDPITAGGRAVGRVGTVVHDHELGPIALVLLKRSALGRPLASGEVALSVDEASVPRTENAQAGRRAIDALRAKPLISPTNSAPPKPRT; encoded by the coding sequence ATGCCTTGCCCGGCGCGTTACCATGCAGTGGTGGCCGACTTTGACGCATCTTCGCCCTACCGCTCCCCCTTGCTCGACGTGCCGGGGGCGGCCGCCAACCAGGAGCCCGTCAGCGTGGACTGCCAGGGGGTGGCGTGGCATTACGGGGATCCTTTCGCCGAGCAGCGCGCCGTGTCCCACGGGGTGCTGGTGGACCGTTCCCACCGCGGAATCGTGCGGGTCAGCGGTCCGGATGCGGGGCAGTTCCTCAACAACCTGCTCTCCCAGAAGCTTCTCGACGCCCCCGCCGGCACCCGCGCCGCGGCCCTGGACCTGGACATGCAGGGCCACATCCTCCACCACGCAGACGTCACCGTGGCGGCTACCAACACGGACTACTACCTGGATCTGCCCGCCGAGCAGGCGGACTCGCTCACGGCGTTTCTGCGCCGCATGGTCTTCTGGTCCCAGGTGACCATCGAGCCCACCGATCTGGCGCTGGTCACGGTCCTTGGCCCCGGGGCCGCTCCCGACGGCGCTGTGTGGGCCGCCGCCTACCCGTGGGGCGGGTGCCCGCGTATCGACGCCGCCGTCCCCCGCGCCGAGCTTTCCTCCCTCGCCGCAGGCCCCCTGCCCCTGGCGGGGCTCATGGCGTTTACCGCCGAGCGCGTCCACGCCCTGTGGCCGGAGCTGCCCGCGGACCTGGATGCCCGCTCCATTCCCCACGAGGTGCCGGCCTGGATTGGCCGCGGCGACCTGCCGGGCGCGGTGCACCTGGATAAGGGCTGCTACCGCGGCCAGGAGACGGTGGCCCGGGTAGAAAACTTGGGCCGCGCGCCGCGCCTGCTGGTGCTGGCGCACCTGGATGGCTCGGCGCCCACGCAGCCGGCCCCGGGTGATCCCATCACGGCCGGGGGGCGGGCCGTGGGCCGGGTGGGCACGGTGGTTCATGATCATGAGCTTGGGCCCATCGCGCTGGTGTTGCTCAAGCGCTCCGCCCTCGGCCGGCCACTGGCTTCTGGCGAGGTGGCGCTGAGCGTGGATGAGGCGAGCGTGCCGCGCACGGAGAACGCGCAGGCCGGGCGCCGGGCGATCGATGCCCTGCGCGCCAAGCCATTGATATCCCCCACGAACTCCGCGCCACCGAAGCCACGAACTTAG